The Eubacterium ventriosum genome includes the window ATTATTACAAGGCAGCAATTTATAAGAAATAAGCAAATTCATAGAATTATAATGCATTGAAATAGTAAACGAAGTTTGTGGTTTGTTATAAGTTAAAATGTATTATGTCTTGGAAGAATTAAAGTTAAGAAAGCTTCTCATACTGAAGGGTGTGGGAGGCTTTTTTTGTGGGAAATGTAAAGCAACCACAACAATTGTTGTGGTTTTTTACAGATGAAAACACAATAAAAAAGTAACATATAATATAAGGATGCAGAGAAAAACACCACAAACTAGCCTGAATATTGTATTTGTTGTGGTGATGTACCCCATAATAACAAAAAAAAAGGCATCCAACCATAAGTTGAACACCTTTTTATAACTATAAATCGTTAATTGAATCGCTTTGCAATTCTAATCACAACGCTATAGAAATATTATAATCAATGTCTGCAACAATAAAACAAGTTAATATGTTATTTCATTATCATAAGGCATTACAAAAGCCATAATAATGTATAAGATGATTCCTGAACCCCATGCTAAGGCAATAATTGCTGTAATTAATCTTATAACAGTTGGGTCCATGTTAAGGTATTCAGCGATACCACCGCATACACCACATATTTTCTTGTTTCTTGATGACTTGTATAATCTTTTTTTATTCATATAAATAATCTCCTGCAATAAGTATAAGATTAGTATACCTTCGCTTCTTCTTCACCATTCATAACTCTTAAAGCACCCTGTGCAAGTGCAAGTAATTCATCTTCACCAGGGTAAACAGTTACAGGGGCAATCCATTCAACAGCATTCTTCATATCTGCCTGTGTCTTGGCACTGTAAGCAATACCACCTGTTAAGATAATCTGGTCAACCTTTCCGCCAAGAACTACTGACATGGCACCGATTTCTTTACATAACTGATAGTGGAAAGCATCAACAACAGCTTCAGCCTTTTTGTCGCCTTCTTCGATCATTTTAAGTAAATCTCTCATATCATTAGAACCAACATAAGCATTGAAACCGCCGTTACCATTTAACATCTTGCCAACTTCTGCCTGTGTATATTTGCCACTGAAGCAAGCTTTTACTAAAGCACCTGTTGGAAGTCCGCCTGAACGTTCAGGTGAGAAAGGACCATCACCATCTAATGCATTAGCAACGTCAACAACTTTACCATTCTTATGAGCACCAACTGAAACACCGCCACCCATATGAACAACGATTAAGTTTAAGTCTTCGTAATTCTTGCCAACTTCTTTTGCATATCTCTTTGCAACAGCTTTCTGATTTAAAGCATGGAAAATAGAAGTTCTTGGGAAAAGAGGATGTCCTGATAATCTTGCAACATCAGCTAATTCATCAACAACTACCGGGTCAACAATGTATGAAGGAACATTGATTTCTGCAGCAATTTCTGAAGCTAAAATACCACCAAGGTTTGAAGCATGCTGTCCCTGTTTTCCAACCTTTAAGTCTTCTAATAATTCAGGAGTTGTAGCATATGTTCCACCAGGGATTGGTTTTAATAAACCGCCACGACCTACAACAACATCAATATCATTTAAGTCAACATTCTTTTCTTTAAGAACATCTAAAATAACTTCTTTACGGAAATCTTTCTGATCGTAAATCGTATCATATTTTGCAATTTCTTCTGTTGAATGTCTAAGAGTTTCTTCCATTAACTGAGTTTCATCTTCATATACACCAATCTTAGTAGAAGTAGAACCAGGATTGATAATTAAAATTTTGTATGACATTTTTATACCTCCAATAAATTAAATGTATTGTCATTTATCACAATGGGCAAAAGTTAAACAAACAACAATTGCCCGTTTTTATAAATCAAAAATTAGATTACTTAAGGTTTTCAGCAACGATTGCAGCAAGTGCAATTGAGTTAACCTTTACTTCGAATTCATCTGAACGTGATGTTAAGATAACAGGAGCTTTTGTACCTGTTAAAATATTTCCGTTAACACATTTAGCAGTATGAACTAAAGCTTTGTATGTGATGTTTCCTGCATGAATGTCAGGGAATAATAATACATCAGCATCACCAACAATCTTTCTATCAGTTGTACCTTTGTGGTAAGCTGCTTCAGGTTCTATTGCAAGGTCAAGTGAAAGAGGTCCGTCAACAATACAACCTGTAATCTTTCCTTCTTCGTTCATCTTTGTAAGTTCATCAGCTTCTACAGTACAAGGCATCTTTGGATTTACAACTTCAACAGCTGCAAGTGGAGCTACCTTTGGACATTCAATACCACAAGCATGTGCAATTTCAACTGTATTCTTAATAATCTGAGCCTTTGTATCAAGGTCAGGATAAGGAACAAAAGCAACGTCTGATAAGAATAAAAGACGATCAATACCTTTTATTTCAAAAACGCAAACGTGTGATAATGTTTTGTCAGTTCTAAGACCAACTTCTTTATCTAAAACACTCTTTAAGAATGATTTTGT containing:
- a CDS encoding PspC domain-containing protein — protein: MNKKRLYKSSRNKKICGVCGGIAEYLNMDPTVIRLITAIIALAWGSGIILYIIMAFVMPYDNEITY
- the buk gene encoding butyrate kinase → MSYKILIINPGSTSTKIGVYEDETQLMEETLRHSTEEIAKYDTIYDQKDFRKEVILDVLKEKNVDLNDIDVVVGRGGLLKPIPGGTYATTPELLEDLKVGKQGQHASNLGGILASEIAAEINVPSYIVDPVVVDELADVARLSGHPLFPRTSIFHALNQKAVAKRYAKEVGKNYEDLNLIVVHMGGGVSVGAHKNGKVVDVANALDGDGPFSPERSGGLPTGALVKACFSGKYTQAEVGKMLNGNGGFNAYVGSNDMRDLLKMIEEGDKKAEAVVDAFHYQLCKEIGAMSVVLGGKVDQIILTGGIAYSAKTQADMKNAVEWIAPVTVYPGEDELLALAQGALRVMNGEEEAKVY
- the ptb gene encoding phosphate butyryltransferase; protein product: MSKSFKDLLAQVAECPMKKVAVACAQDDAVLEAVKAAKERHIADAILVGDEAKIRTIAGVLKMNINEFEIINVVDPIEAARTAVKLVHDGKADMYMKGLIDTKSFLKSVLDKEVGLRTDKTLSHVCVFEIKGIDRLLFLSDVAFVPYPDLDTKAQIIKNTVEIAHACGIECPKVAPLAAVEVVNPKMPCTVEADELTKMNEEGKITGCIVDGPLSLDLAIEPEAAYHKGTTDRKIVGDADVLLFPDIHAGNITYKALVHTAKCVNGNILTGTKAPVILTSRSDEFEVKVNSIALAAIVAENLK